From the genome of Vairimorpha necatrix chromosome 8, complete sequence:
aaaataaaattaagttGGAACAAGTTTTTTACAGGCACAAGACTATGATCGCCGTTCTAGATTCAggttaaaacataaatgtTGAATTGGGAAATTGAAATTAGAACACACACAATGATAGAGTTTTAACAGTAAAAACTAggttatattaaataaaaattttagttttaaattGAAACACATAATAATTAGAACAAAAGTTAGAACAACATAAATAggttataatattaaataaaatatatcgaAAAAACGAATTAATAATTGACTCTATGATGATTGCACTAAAGCGacaaaacataaaattagaaaagatataaatataaagcaaaaaaatacaatataaaagaaagaataaTTTGAAACATAAACATAAGTaaaattagtaaaaaatgttatttatttccACAATTTAACCTTCCATGACATTTGGAGTTGcataatttatttgctTTAAAGCATGCACATCTTTTTGTTGCGCATTTTGTTTTGCATTGGCATTTGGAAAATCCCTGTCCGCTACCTATCGACTGTTTGGTAGCTATAGTACGTAATGGCAATTCAATTGCATTGTTTTCAATATCATTTGGCGTTAATATACTTTCAGGACACACGCCAAATTGAGATCTAGAATATAATCCTTTTAAAATACCATTACGTGTTCCGATTTGATAGTAATCATCACCAGTTTTTGTTAATAAACATCCTAGTACTGCACGTGAATCTCCCCGTCCTCTATCAACTTCCGGTACCTTAATTCTAACTGTCATTCCAACCTCCGCCGGAGTATGCGAAGCATCAGAAATTTGTTTCATGCGCTTAGCTTGCTTGTTCAAGTTTTCTTTTGCTTCTGCTCGAACATAATTGATGCGTGATTGCAACTTACAAATATTGCACATTTTATTGCATTCCGAATTGAGTAAAATGTCACATCCATCACATTTTCGGTTCTCATTGTCATGTGATGAACTACACTGTTTCTTGTCATTCATTAGCCATTCACTGACGCCTTCTCGAAGATTATCTGATTCTAGATCTAGATCCTCTTCTTCATTAACTTCTACTTGAGTAATCTCCTGGATACTTTCTTCATTAcaattgatatttttaagaatattttcCAAATCTTCTTCACTGTTTATACTGCTTAATGCCTCGTGTGGTAGGGAAGAAGAGGTAAGGCCGACCTTGGCGGGTTGTCCAAACATTGCCTCGTAAGGACTTCGCTTTATACCAGCGTGAAGGGCTCGATTTTTCATAAACTGCACATAACCCAGTCCTCTACTCCAATTACTAGTTTGATTCTGTTGCATCCATGCGGTTAAAATATTCTCAATATCTTGATTTGCACGCTCCACACTGCCTTGAGACTGGCTGTGGCGGGGCTTTCCATgcacaatttttaattcagGCCATAGACCTTTGAAATCATCAATGACGTGGTTGACAAATTCTCTGCCATTGTCCGATTGCAAAATAGATGGTGCCccaaatagtaaaaaaatttgaaggaGTTGATCAGCAACTTCATATGCTGTCTTATTCTTTAGGGGTCTTAGAATGACAAACTTTGTTAAGTGGTCCTGGTAcaccaatataaatttataattatcatCTGGTTGTGATTGGAAGTCAATTAAATCTACTTGACATCTTGAATTAAAGTGAGAAAACACCATTGGCTTAACCACCAAGCCTTTCTTTTCATTCGCCCTTTTTTTAAGGCACACTTcacaattatttaaaaatatttgaatatCTTGTgctgttatatttttaaagcgAAGGTTAAGCTCCTTTTTCATTCTGTCTCGTCCTCCATGTCCAATTGATAAATGAGTTTCATATAAAACTTCAAACAATTCTTCAACAGTAACATAATACAGCACTTTTTCATCTGCTATTGGTGCAATTAGTTTATCCACATTACTCACATACACTGTATCATAATGTTTTAGTAACCAGAAGTGacgattttctttttttctgagCTGATTTAGCGGATTTAACATCACTTATTAGTTGAGCATATCTTTCCGTATTCATACGAAAGCCGTTAGCTTTTTGTGGAGTATTGTTAATGTGCTGGTAGAACTTATCTTTCATTGGTTGTTTAtccattttatttttagggtaaaataattaaaaattattaatttctatggacacatataatttaaataactCACTTACCATCCAACAATCAGCCAGTGTGTACTCTCTTAAACTGCACAGATAGAGCAACATTCAACAGCACACAGTGCATCACGAATAAAGAGGTTAGGTTTAAGGTTTCCTAGCAAATTTAACGATTTAACCTACGGATTTAACATACAACACTTTGACTAGAGGGAGCTCGTGAATGTATACATTCACTAGGTAATGTGTTCATTTCAGTTACAATGAATACTTTAACTACAAATCTTAGTTGAATGTATACATTCACTAGGTAATGTATACATTGCCTGGAATGTACACTTTGACTGTAACACATtcataaaacaaaatagaCAAAACCTTGAATTTAAAGTAGATGTAATTATTTTCTCCAGTATTTTCTCATCGTCCTCATAGAATTCTGTCAATTTtaagggtaaaaaatgaaaattgtCATAAAATAGATGAATTTGATTTTAGTTTAAATTTGttgtagaaattttttattttaagatattggtttaagatttaattttaagcattttatatgattaaattgtatttttaatgtttaaagTAGTAGGAAATTTTTGTCCCTTTCTTGCATCTCTTTTTTTCCACATCAATTTCggggttcgaaaaaaaatcgaagCGCTTCAAAGGTGGAGGGTCTAATGTATCCTTCACCCGAcaaattcttaaaaatattaacacGTGTTTAAATAGAACAATGGGTTGACCCACGTATAAGAACCGGGGGCGctacttcattttcttgcttctaaaaaaacatcaataaaaatgtacAAAATCgtgttatttttcaaatctaaacattttttttttttgaaggggcaagaaaatgaagttaAGGTATTATTTGTCGatttaagaattttaaatgcCTCCTTCAGATTCCTCATTAAGcggttaaaaaattatatttttctaatcCCTTTATGAGGAATCATTAAAGGCTATTCGGGAGCTAAATACCTGCGAAGAGGCGTGCTTTAGGAACAATGCAgcaattgatttttttagataatgGTCTTCTAAAAAGGTCGATTGCTTGCAGACATTGTTCGACATCAGAACATACTGTTCTTATGAACATTAGTGAATATTCCGGTTACATTGACGCTAAAGCTTATCGttgtattaataaaaagtgtAGTTCGAAGAGCTCACTTAAAAATTGTGCGATTTTTAAAGGGATAAGCGTTCAATTTGCGCAATCCTTAAAGCATTCTATTGCTAGGTATTTAATTATACTACTTACCAAGCAATAGATCTTTGCAAAATATgtgaaaatttatatattaaattgagGATACAGTGATGGAAGTCATTGCTCCAAATGCGAAGATAGCTACCAAATTGAAGGAACTTCTGTTCGTGTACAATTTGATGAAACCACCATATGCAACGGGGTAATTGTATCCAATCCTTCTTCAACTTTGGATTCCATGCCTGGAATATAATGGATTATAGGCGGCATCTTAGAGGGTAACTGTAgagaatttgtttttaaatttccgAATCTACATTATGATACTATTGAAGAGTTTTTTAGACGCAGAGTAAAACGTGGCTCTATTATAATTACTTATGGATATCCTTCTTATCCTTCAGCCTCTAGAAATTTTGGGAGTGAACATTACATAGTAAATCATTCGCTTGGGTTTATAAATGCAGAAGGAGACCAcacaaataatatagaaaatttgtgGTCCCATTTGAAGAATGAATATAGATTGAGAATGGGGCTTAAAAGGCATaggataaatttatttctaaaagaaTTCGCTTgggaaaaaaaaatatcaatcaTTTCAATAATGATGATTATAGGTGTgcttatataaaaattttagaactttgtaaatttgaataaataaaatttcttctaaataaatttttttctaggAAGGGCAAGGAAATGAAGTAGCGCCTATATtgatataataagaaaaagtAAGATCAAAAGAAAACACATAATTATGAACTTAAAATCGGTGCTTAGTTTATGTGAGAAACTTCTCTACAAATAAACtcgataaaaaatttacttgtCCATACAGGGCAAATCAGAAGGGGAAGAATGGATTATGGtacaaattaaataaactAACAGGATGGTTTCACATGAAACAGTTAAAGCTTTGAGAGGAGGCAGGATGTTGTGGACTGTTAGtcttcaaaatttaatttatttcattCCCTGTCAAAACTATCATAGAATTTTCTACAAAAActacaataaataaaatctcaCAAGTGAAGGGCACAAAAAAGGAGACAGATGAGATAAGAAGAGACTAAACAAGCTAAAGGAGCTATGaacaacaaataaaataaataaagatagTTAtactagaaatattttagagtTGTATTTACTCACCGGGGTAGTTAGCCCTGGATACCACAGTACTCCATCAATTACTAATTTTGTTTAGCAACTTCACCTTTTAgctctttatttatttcatcTATATGCCTATTAACTACCGATAATTTTTCGCGTTGTTCTTTGGTCAAATATAATCTCTCTGTATTATTATCTTCATATCTATTAAAGAGCTCTTTCTTACTCAAAACAAAACCTGGTCTATATACTACATGTTTTTCCAACCAAGATTTAATTTCATCTTccacattttttaatgtctCTAATTCCAACTGACATGCTTCATGTATTTGTATCGTAATCTTTCTATATTCTCTCAGTGTATTTATCAGCAATGCAAACATCGAACAAACATACCTAGAATCGCTCTCTACTTTCATACATTGATCTAgatctatttttttcatatttttgtttaggAATTTCCACGAATTTAGTTTCAAAGGGTATAATCTTAACCCGCATCCATAATGCATAATCAGTTGAGGAGAAGGAAAACAGATCGTTCATggcaaaaacaaaattagttcttaatttaaattttactatATAATTGTCGTATAAATTACGGGCTGCTATTTCGTCCGAACCAcatagttttttaataaattcgGTTTTTAACTTAAAAGACTCTGGTTCAGAAAGTAAACCAACTTTGATCGTTTTAAGACCCTTTACCACTGGATTTACAGTTTTTCCACTGTTGCTTTCggtagaaaaaaaaagttgaCTTTAGTGTATCggaaaaacttttaaaaactaaGGATAGAAGTCGCATTAAAAGACTTTCCCATTACTACCAACCCCCCTGAAAACAATAGACTATCATTGGGTTTCCTACTGTCCAACCAATAAGCCATAGTGATTACTGCGTAATTCAATACATTAGGGTCTGGGAAGATTGACTTTAATAGAGAATAGGCCATATAAGTATCTTCTTCCTTATAATCAAAATCGAaacattttgaaaataaatccCCTTCGGTGTATGGTCGGATTGTGTATCGAGCTTCTCTTCAAAACTTGAATCGTTCATAGATAAGTATAACCCCTACTCGGTCTATATCAGTCACAAATCTGCGCCCTGCCCTTGCTAAATAGACTTCAATGTCATCACTTTGTACAAAGTCAGTGAATGGCCGTAAAAATCCTTTAATGAATTTACAATAGCTAAATTAAAGCCTTTACTAGACACCTTCTTCCAAAAATACCCTTCTCGTTAAAAGAGTTGTAAGTTAGaccatttaaatttttttaaaataagatgacaatttaaatatataccCACCACCTCACCTACTTGTGttctaattattttcaCCTGTAATTCCATTTCTATTTCCGAATACTTCGATGTAATCtcattaattaataatattttttctagatTATCACATTTTGATTCCCTTCTTGGGATTGCAGGCggattaattttaataaatttaatatagattttcctattatcattattaataataatctcaatattatttattaaggcATAAGGTTCTGAATTTTTATAGGCTTCTACGGTTATAACCCTATCCTCGTATGGAGAACTAACAACATGAGTATTGCCTCTCAATACATGTTTTGGATCTTTCTTGTTAGTAAACGCATTTAAGATTGATggatttaaatatttggaAGCAGCTATTTCTATTATGCCTCCCCCGTCGTATTCAAACTAGAAGGCACTCTTATCATGTTGATTGTAAGTATTCATTGACTGCAGATAGATACATAGCACCCgattcaaaaattaaatttattatcttacaatctaaaacattttcagttattatttcttgACCACCTTTACATTCTTCGTCATagcattttaaataaatgatatctttaaaaatcataatcATTCCATGATTTCGTTTATGGGATCGTCCTTTTACTATACATGACCTCGTAAGGCACAATCCCACAATCTGTTTTAATGATAGGTACTAATAATTTGGTATAAGGCAGTTTATAAGCCGCCAAAATTGCTAcagataaattataaaaagcaCATAATATAATGAAAAGGCCGTCTACATTCAAACacgtttttttttatggaGTACAAGGTGGCCTTCTTGGCATTATTGAATGTCCCCGTTCGGAGCGGACGCAGGGGAAAATGCTTACTTGAgaagggtaaaaaaaaatccgCCCGGAGCGGACGCTGGGAAAATGCTTACTTGagaagggtaaaaaataaagtaaaaaaaatcgttggtttttctttgtaatttgtatataaaaattatttaattttaagggcatgaaaataaaattggaTAACAATGAAAGACAAGAagtttttgtctttttacaGACTGGTATCGTTCCAACAAGGTTGGTTGAAAGACAAGCAAGAGGCGCTTTTAGgaaaaaagcaaaaaaatttatcctTTTTGAGGATGTAATTGATGGTATCACAGAGCTCACGGTGAGATTTAAAGTAGGTCTATATAGATCGTTAAGATTCTTTACCACCAACGAGCAAcgttttaaaattgatcCACGTCTTAAATGGGCATGCGGGAAAGATTGTTTCCATTATTGCAAACAAAAGTCTACGACGCAACTAAAAACGATATCCAGAGAGTTTTGAATAGCTGTGGAATATGTCAATCAAAGAGAAATCTAGTAACTAGACCAGTTATtagaataattttatcaaaatatcCAAGGGAAAGATATGTTGCAGACTTGATTGATCTCCGTCTATATCACGAACTCAATGAAGGATATAAATGGTTATTAAATGTTGTAGATTCTTTTACCAAATTTTGTTGGACGGTACCACTATATGTCAAATCAAGTATTAGTGAAGGGAATGCTTTTGAAACATTGTTTAGGACGTTTAACCCTTGTTTTATACTTCATACTCATAACGGTAGAGAATTTGTAAATCAAGTACTCGACGATTTATGTCagaaatatgaaataagACACGTAAGGGGGAGAGCTAGATGTTCATGGATACAAGGACAGAAAGAACGATGCaatcaaataataaagtgGATGATTGCATCTACTCTCAGGACAAAGAATACTTTAGGGCAATGGACCAAGGTAAGAGAAGAAGTTACCTGGtcatataataatttaagacACTCTACTACGAGACAAACACCATTCTCTTTAATGTTTGGTAGACCCATTAGGGACATAATGGACGAATCAGAATCATGGGCATTCTAGATTCGATTAATAGCGAAAATCATGAACAAGAGTTTAAGGACGAAGAACGCGCTGAAGAAAGTTTATCAGATGTTCTAGATGGCAATACCAATGAAGAAATACAGTAACTCTATGCTCTTAATAATACAaacctttttttaaataaaatttatcatgaTGCAGCTAGAATTCATACACAAACTGCTGCAGATAGAATGGTACAAAGAAGTATGTGAAGAAAtgatttcttaaaatttaaaataggaGATAGAGTTCTTATAAGACCTTATCTGGACAACAATGTCAATACCAGAAGACATTCGCTTTATGAACATTTAGATGCAGAAATCTATGTTGCAACCGACatatacaatttaataaagtgAAATTATGCAGAGAAGATGATAATAGAATTATTATAGATGAAATGAGTACAAGGGATCTTAGGTTTCTTGGAAATGAATAAAgtactaaaaatattgtttattttatttttctccttttttcattattccCTCccataattttaaaaataaaacaaaaatataccCCTCAAAAAATTGAGAAAAAATTTGGGTGGTCATTAAAATCgaacatttatttgttcTTATTTTCTGGTTCGACCATCATTgagagattttttttaatttttagcCCTTGCGTCCGCTCCGGACCGTGacaattattatttttttttcgtttcTCTATAAGGGGACACTTAGAGAGAAAAAAAGTCCGGGCTCGGGCCGTTGCGCCGAAAATGCATATAAATACACATTATTGTTATATAAGTGAAACTTGagtatctttttttgtttttaaagcatttatgaaatttgcCATTTTCCATCTCattcttgtatatataaatagagatacaataaaaagacaaatcttgaaaaatatgaaaaaattaaga
Proteins encoded in this window:
- a CDS encoding putative integrase-like protein produces the protein MKIKLDNNERQEVFVFLQTGIVPTRLVERQARGAFRKKAKKFILFEDVIDGITELTRVLNSCGICQSKRNLVTRPVIRIILSKYPRERYVADLIDLRLYHELNEGYKWLLNVVDSFTKFCWTVPLYVKSSISEGNAFETLFRTFNPCFILHTHNGREFVNQVLDDLCQKYEIRHVRGRARCSWIQGQKERCNQIIKWMIASTLRTKNTLGQWTKVREEVTWSYNNLRHSTTRQTPFSLIIMGILDSINSENHEQEFKDEERAEESLSDVLDGNTNEEIQNDFLKFKIGDRVLIRPYLDNNVNTRRHSLYEHLDAEIYVATDIYNLIK